The genomic region ATATCAGGGAAACCGCATTCAAAGCTCATACGGGAAGCAAAATGATGAGCCAGAAGCAAAATGTCATCACCACGTTCTCGCAACGGAGGCAGGAAAAGAACCTCAAAAGAAAGCCTGTCCAAGAGATCTTCCTTGAATTTACCTTCCTTACACAGCTGTTTCAGATCAGCATTGGTTGCACCTACGATCCTTACGTTCACCTGATGGGATGTCGAAGAACCCACACGCTCAAAAGTCCCATACTCAACGACTCGCAGTATCTTTTCCTGCACCTCCAAAGGAATAAGGCCTATTTCATCAAGGAACAGGGTCCCCCCCTCAGCTTCTTCGAAACGACCTTTCCGTGCTTTTGTTGCACCGGTAAAAGCTCCTGCTTCATGTCCAAACAGCTCGGTTTCCAACAAAGATGAGGGCAAAGCCGCACAGTTTACGGCAACCAAGGGACCTTCCCATCTACCAGACAGGTAATGCAGCCGGTTGGCAGCAATTTCCTTGCCGGTCCCTCTTTCACCAATAATCAGTACACTCCGTTCAATCGGTGCGACTTTGCTCAATTTTTCCTGAAAATCAAGAAAAACTTCACTTTCGCCCAACGGTTGCATCTGCAGTCTCTTGTCTTCAACCATTGCAAAACTCCATGGTAAATATTACCATATTGTGGTCATTTTAACCACAAACGTCAACTATCTATATAAACAGCAGAACAAAGAAAAAACAAATAAAATATGGATAGCCAAAACACTCAAAAAAAAAAACAATGCAGACAGAATATTTAATATTATTCATTATAAAACAACAACTTACGTCACAATATAATATTCACTTCCCTAATTCATTCACTTCACTCTCCCTTGCTGGTTTTTTCAATTATCTATATAGATAATCTTGACAATAAAGTTGGCATAGTCATTGCATACTTTATTTACGCAGATACCTCTGCAGGTAAGGAGACCAGATGAGCATATTTTCAAGATTTATGGATATAGTAAACTCAAATGTCAACGCTCTGCTGGACAAAGCAGAAGACCCTGAAAAAATGATCAAGCTCATGATCCAGGAAATGGAAGATACTCTGATTGAACTCAAGACTTCCTGTGCTGCAACAATGGCCAATGAGGCCAGGACAAAAAGACAAGTAAAGGAACTTGAAGCAACGATGCATCGTTGGCAGGATCGTGCAATCCTTGCAATCCAGAAAGGAAGGGAAGATCTTGCAAAGGAAGCTCTGCTTGAAAAGAAAAAAGCAAGCGAAAAGCTGACAAAGACCTTGACCGAACTTGACAATCTCAATGAAGATGTGAAAGTAAATAAAGATGAAATTTCGCAGCTCAATGAAAAACTTGCTTCTGTCAAGCTTAAATACAAAACAATGCAGGACAGGACCAGAAGAGCTGAGGAAGAGACTGCGGCAAGGGATTCAATGCATACAAACAGTGAAGTCTTCGGACATTTTTCCCAAATGGAAGAGAAGATTGACAGAATGAATGCCCGAAACGAACTGGATAAGACAGAAGGCGAAGATTTAGAAAAGAAATTTTCAGACCTTGAAGGCATGGATGACATTGAAAAGGAGCTCAACAGTCTGAAAGACAAGCTGAAGGACAAGGAGGAACTCCACGGATGAATACCGCAATAGCCATCGTAGCCATAGTTTTTGGTTGGTTAACTATTTCTTCAATTATCAGTGCAAAAAGAAGCAGGGAACGGGACAAGATCAACGCAGCCCTCAGGATGGAAGAAATGGAACATGGTTATCCGCCAGGGACCTATAGTAATTTCAGGAAAAAAGGCTCAAAGCATAAAGATGCAGATTTGAAAGATTTTGAACGACAAAAAGATTTCAAGGACAGGGCAGACTTGAAAAATGGAATCAAGAACCTGCAGGGTAGAGTAGCTAATTTGGATACTATCCTGCAGGAGCAAGCACATAAAAACAAACAGGGAACTACAACCAATGATTAGTACAAGGATGAGAAGCAGTATGAGATACAAGAGGGACATAAGGGATATCAGGAGAACTGATGACGGCAGAATCTTCGGGGTATGTTCAGGTATTGCCCATTGGGCACAGCTGGATGCCAGAAAGTTTGAGCTGATCGTATTCATCATTGTCGTCTGCACAGGGTTTTTCCCTGGTGCACTTATTTATCTGGCTCTTTCCTTGCTCATTCCAATGGAAGGAGAGGCTTATCAGACAAGGTATACCCGTCGGCATCACCATCACCACCATGATTCCTACGAGTCAACGCATTCTTCCTATACATCAAATCCCTACTATGAGGAAGAAAGCGACGAGGAAGAAGAGGAAGATACCCGGTCAACTGAAGATCTGAAAAAAGAATATAATGACCTGAAGAGAAAAGTCGAAGACATGGAAAGTCAGATGTTTGACAAGGAACGGGATTGGGATATGAGATTCCATGAGGACAACACATGATCCGGGATACAAAATCGAACAAGATCTTCATGCTTTCGGTCCTTATCCTGGTTATGCTCCTGATTGCTTACCAGCATCACCTTGGAAATGACAGCAAGAAAGTCGAAGGCCTTGAAGCTACGCACATTGTCGTTTCCTCTTCTGCAGCTGATATCAACATATGGCCGGATACACATGCAAAGTCAATAACAGTGGAAAGCTCTGGCCCAGGAGCAGACGATCTTGTCGTGCAGCAGACAGGAGACAAGCTCGAAATCAAATTGAATGACAAGACATGGACTGCAGCTTTCCTTAGCAAAAAGACGCCTGTTATCAACCTTACGGTTCCGACTTCATTCACGGACCTCAGCATCCAAAGCCTGTCAGGAAATATCAGTTTCTTTGCAGCTTTGAATGCAGATACCATCAGTCTGAAGGCTACCAACGGGAACATCAGCACAGAAGACCTGAAAGTCAAAGACCATATCACGATCTCCGCTGTCAATGGCAACATCAGGGTGCCGACACTTGATGCAAAAGATGTTGTGATAGAAACTGTCCATGGCGATATCGAATCTCAAAAAGTTGCTGTAAATCAATTGTCTGCAAAGACAGTTTCCGGAAATATTGACCTTGACCAGATTACGAAAGCCTTGCAAGTCAATCTTCACACAACTACCGGAGATATTTCTGCTTACACGTCGATGCCTCCCCAGCAGATTCAGGCAAAGACAGGTATCGGTTCAATCAAGATAAACGGTAAGGATGCAAAATCTCCTTATCAGTATACGACAAAGGCAACAGGAGTTCAGTTCTCATGCACTGCCGATACAGGCAATATCGAGTTGACCTATCCACAGTAGTCATTTTACAGGATGCTAAAAGAAAGGAACCTGATGCCATCGCCGGCATCAGGTCCTTTCTTTTATAACCATTGTTCAAAAAACACAGGATCTTTCCTTCAAGGAAAGGCTATACGTGCGAGAAGATTCCGGAAAGAGCTCCATCATAACTGCGATATTTTGCATAAGCCCGGCTATAAGCAGCTTCAAGTGCCCTGTCAGGTTCATAATGCCTGCCAGACAATAACTTGACATGTGCCCTTGTTGTTTCCGCTATGGTATGTCCATCGATAAGTGCCAGTACCTGCAAGGCACCGCCGAAAGCAGCAGTCTCCTTGACTGCAGGAATTGATACGGGCAATCCAAAAATATCACTGACCATCTGAGCCCATACCTTGCTGTTCGAACCTCCGCCGATCAAAAGAAGACTCTTTGGCTGAAACCCTTTTTCAACAAAAGCTTCCAGACCGACTTTCATGCTGTATACAGCACTTTCCAGAGCTGCCCTTGCAATATTTTCCCGGGAAGTATTCCCCATCTTGAGTCCGGCAAGCACACCTTCACCATGAGGATAGTTAGGCGTTCGTTCCCCATTGAAATATGGCAGGAATACCACGCCATTGCATCCTGCAGGAGCTTCTGAGGCCAGTTTGTCAAAGGACACCACATCGGATCCAAAAAGCTTTCGTACCTGTTCACTGACCACCGTACAATTCATCGTACAAAGCAAAGGCAAGTATCCACCGCTGCTTGAGATAAATGCCGCAAGCCGGCCTTTCTCATCTGTAATGCAAGTATCACTGTAACCGAACAGAGTACCACTGGTACCCATGCTCATTACCAAGGATCCCTCTTCAGTACAGCCGCACCCTATCGCCCCCATCATATTGTCACCGCCGCCACAGGAAACTAGAATACCAGCAGGAATACCAAGCAATGCAGCTGTCTTTTCCGTTACACGTCCAGCTTCTTCCGTACAGGCAATTACACGAGGCAGGCATTCACTCAGATCACGCTCAGCATCAATAGCTGCAAGGACAGGTTTTGACCATTTACGGTTCCTCACATCAAAGAGTGCCGTCCCGCTGGCATCCCCTTGCTCCATAACGAACTCTCCTGTCAGAAAATAGTTGATGAAATCATGTGGGAGCAGTATATGTCGAAGCTTTGCATAAGTTTTTTTGTCATGTTCCTTCAAGGCCAGTATCTTGCTTGCCGTATACCCAGGCAATATCTGGTTGCCGAGCAAGGCAAATACACGTTCCTTGCCTCCAAGTTTCTCCGTAAGTTCAACGCACTGTCCGGCCGTAGAAGTATCGCACCACAACTTCACGGGCACCAAAGGTTTTCCAGCTGCATCCAACGCAACAAAGCCATGCTGTTGCCCAGAGACTCCGATACCCCTTATCTGCTTTCTGACTTCGGAAGGCAATTGTGAAAAGCAATCGACGATTGCATCGGAAAACCATGAGGCCTCCTGTTCCCTGCTGCCGTCTTCCCTGCTGATCAGCTGATGGGAAGAGGAAGCCGTTGCCACGACTTTCTTTTCTTCTGAATCATAACAGAGCACTTTTGTGCTCTGGGTTCCACAATCTATTCCCACTGTAATTGCCATCTCTACCTCCTAATTTTCCTTTGTCTTCAACCGGTCGATGAACCCCGTCTCGAAATATACCTCAGAAGTTTCACTGCTGAGTTCATCACCACCTTCGATCATATTGACTACCTGTTCAACAGCAGCCCTGGCAATTTCTTGTGTCGGCTGTGTTATCACAGAAATAGGATACTTAAGGAAATCAAGCCATCTGTTGTCATCGTACGTCACTACCTTCATATCTTCAGGAATGGAAAGCCCCAGCCGGGCTATGCCTTCCACAGCCAGATGGCAGACCCCTGATGTGGCACAGATTATCCCGTCTATCTTTTCTTTCTCCAGGAATGCCATGACCTGTTCCACCGCATCAGTCTGGAAATATTCAATCTGCTTTATGAGCGGATGTCCCTGAGGGAATTTTTCCTGCACTTCAAGCTTATAGCCAAGTTCCCTTTGATGGACACTATAAATCTGGGAAGGATATCCGATGAATCCAATTCTTCTGCATCCATGAGACATCAGGTATCTGGTAGCAAAGACTCCGGTTCCCAAATTGTTTATCCCAAAGAATATCTTGTTGAGACGGTCATACTTGCGGTCAAAGCAAACGACAGGTATATGGCTACTGGCAAGAAGCTTCGGACAACGGGTAGAATCAACAGGAGAGATAATGATGCCGCTGATTCGCTCATTGCTGAGCATCTTTACGACATTCTGCTCCTCAATCTCCGGGTCATCTTCAGAATCATTGACAACTACGGAGGCATTGAGTGCCTTGCAATGGTTTTCAATTGCCTTGATGACAGCAATGGAATAATCTTCCGTTATATCAGCCACGATAAGACCGATATACTTCAGCTTCTTTGAATTGGGCTTGGGCCTTTCAAAAGATAGTCCCTGCATGGTATCTTCGACCAGCTTGCGGGTTTCCTGCTTGACATACCGGGTATTGTTGATGACATGTGATACTGTCGAAATCGACACTCCCGCCGCAGTTGCTATATCCTTCAGTGTCACATGTTTTTCTTCCATCAACTCTCCTCCTGGGTTGACAATCCCATTACCATGCAAATAAAAAAATAACACACCTTGTTATTTCTTCTGATCCTCAATCCTTCCAAGGTGTCTGCTGGTTCTTCTGTTTTTCGTCCAGATGTCATAAATGACTGCCAAAGCAATGATAGCACCCCTTACCACCTGCTGTAAATAAGAATTGACGTTCTGAAGATTCATGATATTGTTCAGGAAACCGACAATGAAAGCACCGACGACTGTACCTCCCGCTGTTCCGATACCACCGGAGAAACTTGTACCGCCGATAATTGATGAAGTCAAAGCTGTAAATTCATAATTTATTGCTCCGTTCGGCAGACCGGCATTGACACGGGACATAAAAAGGACACCAGCAACACCTACGAACAAACCGTTTATCAGGAATGCAATCATCTTATTGCGCTTGACATTTATGCCGGAAGCTACAGCTGCCTCTTCATTGCCACCTATCGCATACAGAGATCTACCAAAGGCAGTATTCCGCAAAATATACCATGTCGCTACAAGGCAAATTACCAGAAAAATAAGCGGAGTCGGAATGAATCCGACAGATCCTTGTCCTACCTCCGTATATTTTCCGATCTGATAGATATTCTGTCCATTCGTAAACAAAAGAGCACCACCTCTTGCCATTGCCTGCATTGCCAATGTAGCAATGAAAGGCGGAGCACTGAATTTCGTAATCATCCATCCGTTCAGGGCATTGCAGGCAATGCCTACACCTATGGCAACAAGAAATGCGACTCCCATCATCCCAGTCACCTTATAAGCCGCCACAGAAAGAACACCAGCAAAAGCAACGACAGAACCAGCAGAAAGATCAAGCATACCGCAGATAATCAGTATGGTTTCACCGAATGCCAAGATGGTTGTTACTGAAATTTGCCGAGAAACATTCGACAAGTTCCTGACAGAAAAGAAATTACTATTCAAAAAAGAAAATACGATAAATAAAATGACAAGAACGAAAAAAATACTGTATTTTCTTGTAATAATAGACCAAAAGGACGTAAAGCCCCTCTCCTCGTTTTTATTGTTCATAGTCTTCCCTTCCTCAACGGCCCATACCCGTAGCTAATCTCATGATGGTTTCCTGGGAAAATTCATCATGTTTCAGTTCCCCTGTAATCGTCCCGTTCGCCATTACATAAATCCGATCACACATTCCTATCAACTCCGGTAGCTCCGAAGAAATCATCAGCAAAGCTTTACCTTTCTCTGCCAAATACATCATCAGTTTATAAATTTCATACTTGGCCCCTACATCTATACCTCTGGTCGGTTCATCCAAAATCAGTACATCAGGATCACTCAACATCCACTTTGCAAGGACGACCTTCTGCTGATTACCACCGCTCAAAGCTTCAATCGGGGTATCAAGTGACGGAGTCTTTACATTCATATCGGAACACACCTTGGATACAGCTTCCTCTTCCTCATTTGTATGAAGATAGCCCTTATAGAATATCTTTTTCAGGCTTGCCAACGTAGTATTTTCCTTGACACTGCGAACAGGAATAATCCCATAACGCCTCCTATCTTCCGAAAGCATGACAACCTTATGGGCAATACAGTCCTTTACGTTCCTAAGCTTGGTATGTGTGCCGTCAATTTCTATTTCTCCCCCAGAATAGGGATCCAAACCAAAAATAGCTCTTGCCACTTCGGTTCTTCCTGCCCCCATCAACCCGGCAAATCCTACAATTTCCCCTGCAGATATATGGAAAGACACATCATGAAATACATGGACAGACGAAAGTCCCTTCACTTCAAGCTTTGTCTTTCCTAAGGGAATAGATTCCTTAGGATAGGTTTTGTCTATTTTACGTCCGACCATCAGCGATATGACCGTATCGATAT from Spirochaetia bacterium harbors:
- a CDS encoding sugar ABC transporter ATP-binding protein — its product is MSQYKLEMTDIEKSFPGVKALEKINFAVRAGTVHVLCGENGAGKSTLMKILNGIYAPDAGKIFIDGKEVHIKDPIKARSLGISMIFQELNFIPELTVEESLFLGKWPKDRFGRIDWKEIRRQTLALLASEGLSYRADQPLKELSISDIQMLEILKAISNKSQIIIMDEPTSAISNKEVDNLFDKILELKARGTSIIYISHKMEEIFQIADEITILRDGAVVATRSKKDFDIDTVISLMVGRKIDKTYPKESIPLGKTKLEVKGLSSVHVFHDVSFHISAGEIVGFAGLMGAGRTEVARAIFGLDPYSGGEIEIDGTHTKLRNVKDCIAHKVVMLSEDRRRYGIIPVRSVKENTTLASLKKIFYKGYLHTNEEEEAVSKVCSDMNVKTPSLDTPIEALSGGNQQKVVLAKWMLSDPDVLILDEPTRGIDVGAKYEIYKLMMYLAEKGKALLMISSELPELIGMCDRIYVMANGTITGELKHDEFSQETIMRLATGMGR
- a CDS encoding PspA/IM30 family protein; its protein translation is MSIFSRFMDIVNSNVNALLDKAEDPEKMIKLMIQEMEDTLIELKTSCAATMANEARTKRQVKELEATMHRWQDRAILAIQKGREDLAKEALLEKKKASEKLTKTLTELDNLNEDVKVNKDEISQLNEKLASVKLKYKTMQDRTRRAEEETAARDSMHTNSEVFGHFSQMEEKIDRMNARNELDKTEGEDLEKKFSDLEGMDDIEKELNSLKDKLKDKEELHG
- a CDS encoding LacI family transcriptional regulator → MEEKHVTLKDIATAAGVSISTVSHVINNTRYVKQETRKLVEDTMQGLSFERPKPNSKKLKYIGLIVADITEDYSIAVIKAIENHCKALNASVVVNDSEDDPEIEEQNVVKMLSNERISGIIISPVDSTRCPKLLASSHIPVVCFDRKYDRLNKIFFGINNLGTGVFATRYLMSHGCRRIGFIGYPSQIYSVHQRELGYKLEVQEKFPQGHPLIKQIEYFQTDAVEQVMAFLEKEKIDGIICATSGVCHLAVEGIARLGLSIPEDMKVVTYDDNRWLDFLKYPISVITQPTQEIARAAVEQVVNMIEGGDELSSETSEVYFETGFIDRLKTKEN
- the xylB gene encoding xylulokinase — protein: MAITVGIDCGTQSTKVLCYDSEEKKVVATASSSHQLISREDGSREQEASWFSDAIVDCFSQLPSEVRKQIRGIGVSGQQHGFVALDAAGKPLVPVKLWCDTSTAGQCVELTEKLGGKERVFALLGNQILPGYTASKILALKEHDKKTYAKLRHILLPHDFINYFLTGEFVMEQGDASGTALFDVRNRKWSKPVLAAIDAERDLSECLPRVIACTEEAGRVTEKTAALLGIPAGILVSCGGGDNMMGAIGCGCTEEGSLVMSMGTSGTLFGYSDTCITDEKGRLAAFISSSGGYLPLLCTMNCTVVSEQVRKLFGSDVVSFDKLASEAPAGCNGVVFLPYFNGERTPNYPHGEGVLAGLKMGNTSRENIARAALESAVYSMKVGLEAFVEKGFQPKSLLLIGGGSNSKVWAQMVSDIFGLPVSIPAVKETAAFGGALQVLALIDGHTIAETTRAHVKLLSGRHYEPDRALEAAYSRAYAKYRSYDGALSGIFSHV
- the pspF gene encoding phage shock protein operon transcriptional activator; its protein translation is MVEDKRLQMQPLGESEVFLDFQEKLSKVAPIERSVLIIGERGTGKEIAANRLHYLSGRWEGPLVAVNCAALPSSLLETELFGHEAGAFTGATKARKGRFEEAEGGTLFLDEIGLIPLEVQEKILRVVEYGTFERVGSSTSHQVNVRIVGATNADLKQLCKEGKFKEDLLDRLSFEVLFLPPLRERGDDILLLAHHFASRMSFECGFPDIPVFSDEVEQQLLAYSWPGNVRELKNVVERAVYKSDGKGINEVDFDPFRNPFPLSEEEKPASLGLQEEEIKEIPVSGSFPCAGKIDLALYQQKRQEFDVTYLRQALGEANGNQREAARLMNLTYDQLRGMYRKFKDNL
- a CDS encoding PspC domain-containing protein, yielding MRYKRDIRDIRRTDDGRIFGVCSGIAHWAQLDARKFELIVFIIVVCTGFFPGALIYLALSLLIPMEGEAYQTRYTRRHHHHHHDSYESTHSSYTSNPYYEEESDEEEEEDTRSTEDLKKEYNDLKRKVEDMESQMFDKERDWDMRFHEDNT
- a CDS encoding ABC transporter permease — translated: MNNKNEERGFTSFWSIITRKYSIFFVLVILFIVFSFLNSNFFSVRNLSNVSRQISVTTILAFGETILIICGMLDLSAGSVVAFAGVLSVAAYKVTGMMGVAFLVAIGVGIACNALNGWMITKFSAPPFIATLAMQAMARGGALLFTNGQNIYQIGKYTEVGQGSVGFIPTPLIFLVICLVATWYILRNTAFGRSLYAIGGNEEAAVASGINVKRNKMIAFLINGLFVGVAGVLFMSRVNAGLPNGAINYEFTALTSSIIGGTSFSGGIGTAGGTVVGAFIVGFLNNIMNLQNVNSYLQQVVRGAIIALAVIYDIWTKNRRTSRHLGRIEDQKK
- a CDS encoding DUF4097 domain-containing protein, translating into MIRDTKSNKIFMLSVLILVMLLIAYQHHLGNDSKKVEGLEATHIVVSSSAADINIWPDTHAKSITVESSGPGADDLVVQQTGDKLEIKLNDKTWTAAFLSKKTPVINLTVPTSFTDLSIQSLSGNISFFAALNADTISLKATNGNISTEDLKVKDHITISAVNGNIRVPTLDAKDVVIETVHGDIESQKVAVNQLSAKTVSGNIDLDQITKALQVNLHTTTGDISAYTSMPPQQIQAKTGIGSIKINGKDAKSPYQYTTKATGVQFSCTADTGNIELTYPQ